In Phaeodactylum tricornutum CCAP 1055/1 chromosome 10, whole genome shotgun sequence, a single genomic region encodes these proteins:
- a CDS encoding predicted protein yields the protein QSSVAVQSDWSVKEEVDLGKLTKQLVASADVPEVQDVLWCGFLDPYNESYDKVTARQPVPLKRMDQKEFYPVTTTDDPVLEKLAIDGMGQVFVTDAILAHLMTCTRSVYPWDIVIQKLPNGTIFFDKRDNSQFDYLTVQETAYNAPADEEGINTPERLGLEATMVNQNFSQQILKKSGRKEMDLPNPFFDEDDADGMEPASTAFRYRKFVMDAGTTVVVRTELHGIFKQTQNMTAFALSEYTPQAAAGSPQVISWRDKIDNQRGAVLATELKNNSFKLAKWTAQSLLAGADQMKIGFVSRSNPKNALEHVILGTQFYRPKDFATQITLNEGQMWSTFRMFVNMVQKQPEGKYVLMRDPNKAVVFLYKVPANTFEDEE from the coding sequence CAGAGTTCTGTTGCGGTACAAAGCGACTGGAGCGTCAAGGAAGAAGTCGATCTCGGAAAGTTGACGAAACAGCTGGTGGCTTCCGCCGATGTCCCGGAAGTGCAAGATGTTCTGTGGTGCGGATTTTTGGACCCTTACAATGAATCGTACGACAAGGTCACGGCACGTCAGCCCGTACCACTCAAGCGCATGGATCAAAAGGAGTTCTACCCTGTTACTACTACCGACGATCCCGTTCTGGAAAAATTGGCGATTGACGGCATGGGTCAAGTCTTTGTCACGGACGCAATCCTCGCGCATCTCATGACCTGCACCCGATCCGTGTATCCCTGGGACATCGTCATTCAAAAATTGCCCAACGGCACGATCTTTTTTGACAAGCGCGACAACAGCCAGTTCGACTACCTGACCGTTCAAGAAACAGCCTACAATGCCCCcgccgacgaagaaggcATTAATACCCCCGAACGGTTGGGGCTCGAAGCGACCATGGTGAATCAGAATTTCTCACAGCAGATTCTCAAAAAGAGCGGCCGTAAAGAAATGGATTTGCCCAATCCGTTCtttgacgaagatgatgCTGACGGCATGGAACCTGCCAGTACGGCCTTTCGTTACCGCAAGTTTGTCATGGACGCTGGGACTACCGTCGTGGTGCGTACCGAATTGCACGGAATTTTTAAACAGACACAGAACATGACGGCCTTTGCCCTCAGTGAATACACGCCCCAGGCGGCCGCTGGCAGCCCCCAGGTTATTTCCTGGCGGGACAAGATCGACAACCAACGAGGTGCAGTGCTGGCCACGGAACTCAAGAACAATTCTTTCAAACTCGCCAAGTGGACGGCCCAATCGCTACTGGCAGGTGCGGATCAAATGAAGATCGGCTTTGTCAGCCGCAGCAATCCAAAGAATGCTCTGGAGCACGTCATTCTTGGCACGCAATTCTACCGTCCCAAGGATTTTGCAACGCAAATCACGTTGAACGAAGGACAAATGTGGAGCACATTCCGCATGTTTGTAAACATGGTGCAAAAGCAACCGGAAGGCAAGTACGTGTTGATGCGCGATCCTAACAAGGCTGTCGTCTTCCTGTACAAGGTTCCGGCCAATACGTTTGAAGACGAGGAATAA
- a CDS encoding predicted protein, whose translation MPRLSLAETKRLVQQVLASDDEDDDDFATLQPIFSTPTRPSIIQDRPVSESSVESKDGSKCEDPDVWERQAQRRAKLADPWLVQDVTDPSLLRWHRQGSVYCPCTIRRNHEEAQGLDVGFTKTKNLLIRYLGLRNEDTGLYAAVASNQLHPYADEDDDPHSWSATKMQGFTRHLQSRHPFVADPHPTMTLRVEVLAIEGMLDYVWRCHHNPESTTVHARPLDHGPNLATNRSHDTPLPKSHGKSNASSPSRTAVPTPMVSQEDPSVPEATAIATDDNITLPWRPLGDGPKPKIRAGDVIQYYPPHMHVSRNNLRTASVVGVYPRPSTIALFLSDGTHLPRDVQIKLVQQRKRHTLVPVPCPQFWDLSEFVLDKSDNDKYPDTWQPKGETGPASCTRIPRQTPEQGLFVPERTPSIETRNTSLADPGTSTTSMEEAKQNVPAWKQVLINLLEINEKEKQKRRCDRRKVAVREAHLRTAIQAQECLRSLSDSRNEDTSVVVEDIASSWSVSNDALWNFLTGDRKGFLTDTKVEEMTTRWLQWLPANSNNEKDITREKNADSLAKEKDSLLLAKAVKSELTSMKEASRRCAEPFDVTQPISKRLRRRRH comes from the exons ATGCCGCGTCTGTCGCTCGCCGAAACGAAACGCCTTGTCCAACAAGTCTTGGCgagtgacgacgaagacgacgacgatttcgCTACCTTGCAACCCATCTTCTCCACGCCAACGCGACCCTCCATAATCCAAGATCGTCCCGTTTCCGAATCTTCCGTCGAATCTAAAGACGGGTCGAAATGTGAAGATCCCGACGTGTGGGAACGGCAAG CCCAACGACGTGCCAAACTCGCGGATCCTTGGTTGGTCCAGGACGTTACCGATCCATCCCTGCTGCGTTGGCATCGTCAGGGTTCCGTCTATTGTCCCTGTACCATCCGTCGCAATCACGAAGAAGCCCAAGGTCTCGACGTCGGTTTCACCAAGACCAAAAATCTCCTCATTCGTTACCTGGGTCTCCGCAACGAAGATACCGGACTCTACGCGGCCGTAGCATCGAATCAACTCCACCCCtacgccgacgaagacgacgaccCACACAGCTGGTCCGCAACGAAAATGCAAGGATTCACCCGTCACCTACAGTCCAGACATCCATTCGTGGCGGATCCTCATCCGACAATGACCTTGCGTGTGGAAGTGCTAGCAATCGAGGGTATGTTGGACTACGTTTGGCGTTGCCACCACAATCCCGAGTCGACCACGGTACACGCCCGTCCGCTCGATCACGGACCCAACCTCGCCACGAACCGGTCCCACGACACACCACTGCCCAAGAGTCACGGAAAGAGCAATGCCTCCAGTCCGTCGCGGACAGCTGTACCGACACCCATGGTGTCGCAAGAGGACCCTTCCGTCCCGGAAGCCACCGCTATCGCCACGGACGACAACATCACCTTACCCTGGAGGCCCCTTGGAGACGGCCCCAAACCAAAGATCCGTGCCGGAGACGTCATTCAGTATTATCCACCGCACATGCACGTGTCCCGGAACAATTTACGCACTGCATCGGTAGTCGGGGTATACCCTCGTCCGTCGACCATTGCGCTCTTTTTGAGTGACGGTACGCACCTGCCCCGGGACGTGCAGATCAAACTCGTGCAACAGCGCAAACGTCACACGCTGGTCCCCGTACCGTGCCCACAATTCTGGGATCTGTCGGAATTCGTACTGGACAAATCGGACAACGACAAATACCCGGATACGTGGCAACCAAAGGGGGAAACGGGACCGGCCAGCTGCACGAGGATACCGCGCCAGACTCCGGAACAAGGTTTGTTTGTTCCGGAGAGGACTCCGTCGATCGAGACGAGGAACACTTCGCTGGCAGACCCAGGTACGTCGACCACCTCtatggaagaagcaaaacaaaaCGTGCCCGCGTGGAAACAGGTGTTGATCAATTTGCTCGAGATAAATGAAAAAGAGAAGCAAAAACGACGTTGTGACCGCCGTAAGGTTGCCGTCAGGGAGGCACATTTACGAACCGCAATTCAAGCACAGGAGTGTTTGCGCTCTTTGAGCGACTCGCGAAACGAGGATACGTCCGTTGTCGTTGAGGATATTGCCAGCTCTTGGAGCGTTTCGAACGACGCCTTGTGGAACTTTTTGACCGGAGACAGAAAGGGATTTCTGACCGACACCAAAGTAGAGGAAATGACAACCCGATGGCTCCAATGGCTGCCTGCCAACTCAAACAACGAAAAAGATATCACAAGAGAAAAGAATGCCGACTCACTAGCAAAAGAGAAGGATTCGCTTTTGCTTGCCAAAGCTGTAAAGAGCGAGCTCACGTCTATGAAAGAGGCTTCACGACGTTGTGCGGAGCCTTTCGATGTCACCCAGCCCATTTCGAAAAGGCTACGTCGAAGAAGGCACTGA
- a CDS encoding predicted protein: MDEDEGQTIHSDCRKSVAGDRRYSKYLQINFGTRQEYEEIDGPGRTRSPHRSKLVIATLSTLLIAFAIVTLATRLVGLPRLVAESQDSLTNLVPLIAPELDYGEESNEERFQRCQGIDWEQACRNLAGGAGARRRRLVVENDHPAAPFVASDLEEAYLLDVDDPSVVYDEHCLRVYRLDLLQNITFPYHANNLLRAGGNQTMTLFIQHGAMRDADKYFCSFRQLMKSQTYRPFDDILIIAPDFNYKQDVGVLPTDAFWNSSKPTGDWRGGAQSDPECCSSDLTLSSYEILDHMLRILTSKKLYPRMDKISYVGHSAGAQMVQRYALTSRLAAKHDAHNDAVALEFVVANPSSIPHRLGVPTTKKGTEAQYEQWVCADGSYNSWPYGIDLERKEYLPPYILNADMERAVRLYRQRNVIYMVGQNDTCNDGLPTCDSSCWKRLDFLPGEEPCFRNHMDNRCPAMLEGPNRRTRGLQYMDYLREIYGNHTHVLHVIDGVGHNATAMFSSTVGLLELFD; the protein is encoded by the exons atggacgaagacgaaggaCAGACTATTCACAGTGACTGTCGCAAGTCAGTCGCTGGCGATCGACGGTACTCGAAATATTTACAAATT AATTTTGGCACAAGGCAGGAATACGAAGAAATCGACGGACCGGGCCGTACACGAAGCCCACACCGAAGCAAGCTCGTGATTGCGACACTTTCCACGTTGCTAATTGCTTTTGCTATCGTCACTCTAGCTACCAGACTCGTCGGCTTGCCCAGATTGGTGGCGGAATCGCAAGATTCGTTGACGAATCTGGTCCCACTGATCGCTCCGGAACTCGACTATGGAGAGGAAAGCAACGAAGAACGATTCCAGCGATGTCAGGGAATCGACTGGGAACAGGCGTGTCGGAATTTGGCGGGAGGGGCTGGGGCACGCCGGAGACGCCTAGTAGTGGAAAACGATCACCCCGCCGCACCGTTCGTGGCctccgatttggaagaagcctaCCTCCTCGATGTCGATGATCCGTCGGTCGTCTACGATGAGCACTGCCTGCGAGTCTACCGCCTCGATTTACTCCAAAATATTACCTTCCCCTACCACGCCAACAACTTACTCAGGGCTGGCGGAAACCAGACCATGACACTCTTTATCCAACACGGTGCCATGCGGGACGCCGACAAATACTTTTGCTCGTTCCGACAACTCATGAAATCGCAAACGTATCGGCCGTTCGACGACATTCTCATCATTGCGCCCGATTTTAACTACAAGCAAGACGTTGGCGTACTCCCAACGGACGCCTTTTGGAACTCATCGAAACCTACGGGAGACTGGAGAGGCGGTGCACAATCCGATCCCGAATGCTGCAGCAGCGATCTGACTCTTTCGAGTTACGAAATCTTGGACCACATGCTGCGTATTTTGACCAGCAAAAAACTATATCCGCGAATGGACAAG ATTTCATACGTGGGTCATTCAGCGGGAGCGCAAATGGTGCAGCGTTACGCGCTTACGAGTCGATTGGCGGCCAAACATGATGCCCATAACGATGCGGTTGCACTGGAGTTCGTCGTAGCCAATCCCAGCTC TATTCCTCACCGTCTTGGTGTTCCCACGACAAAGAAGGGTACAGAGGCGCAATATGAGCAGTGGGTCTGCGCGGACGGTTCGTATAACTCATGGCCGTACGGAATTGACCTGGAACGAAAAGAGTATTTACCGCCGTACATTCTAAATGCAGACATGGAACGTGCCGTCCGACTGTACAGACAACGCAACGTGATCTACATGGTTGGTCAAAATGACACTTGCAACGATGGCTTGCCAACCTGCGATTCGAGTTGCTGGAAACGCCTTGACTTTCTGCCGGGCGAAGAACCATGTTTTCGCAACCATATGGACAATCGATGCCCCGCCATGCTGGAAGGCCCCAATCGTCGCACACGGGGTCTCCAATACATGGACTATTTGCGAGAAATCTACGGGAATCATACACACGTTCTACATGTGATTGATGGAGTAGGTCACAACGCCACAGCCATGTTTAGTTCAACTGTGGGTCTGCTGGAACTGTTTGACTAG
- a CDS encoding predicted protein, with the protein MAPEFPFVTEADDHCESPLDAYHDIMPLLKHLSGNETEKFCIYDPYYCDGGVTRNLNELGFPNVYNRKEDCYAVWSDVDQCPKFDCLVTNPPYSTDHIERLVKHVTSSTFTTGKPWFLLLPQWVHKKEFYQAATDALRPFYLVPHKRYVYVPPKDFRESRKSDVHKKSSPFVSMWYVYGGSAKQTEAIIRTYLQIQNAPCDLARSKSALRDLRRKKR; encoded by the coding sequence ATGGCACCAGAATTTCCCTTTGTTACCGAAGCAGACGATCATTGTGAATCGCCACTAGATGCCTATCATGACATTATGCCACTACTGAAGCATCTCTCCGGTAATGAAACTGAAAAGTTTTGTATTTACGATCCGTACTATTGCGACGGAGGTGTCACACGAAATTTGAATGAGTTGGGCTTTCCGAACGTATACAATCGAAAAGAAGATTGTTATGCTGTTTGGTCAGATGTCGACCAATGTCCGAAGTTTGACTGTCTTGTTACAAACCCTCCCTACAGCACTGACCATATTGAAAGATTAGTCAAACACGTAACGTCGAGCACTTTTACAACGGGCAAACCGTGGTTTCTGCTCTTACCACAGTGGGTGCACAAGAAAGAGTTCTATCAGGCCGCCACGGATGCCTTGAGACCCTTTTACCTTGTCCCACACAAACGGTACGTTTATGTTCCTCCCAAGGATTTCCGAGAATCCAGGAAGAGTGATGTGCACAAGAAATCTTCGCCCTTTGTGTCTATGTGGTACGTGTACGGAGGCTCGGCCAAACAGACTGAAGCAATCATTCGAACGTATCTGCAGATACAAAATGCTCCGTGCGACCTTGCACGAAGCAAGAGCGCCTTGCGCGATTTGCGGAGAAAAAAGCGATAG
- a CDS encoding predicted protein encodes MDRLPHLDCPIGARLSICSGRKLRTDGQFGTQHPSSQFLLIFVTNGSRILPIIMREKGFTFIQSGFIRGTLTVQGIAMANTLMLSTVQTPVMIDSVSGLRVHLVRWAEWVPLAFLMTFLTDNMDSAFRGNEVADMPFRGKFGTAIALAVSTSAGMVLPFCSDLRTWLVVFFISWILFGALYLMCFDRSKRFQAMKRQLFDKKNNRDGRKKMSAFEQEQYEIVRSNFFLCVACCGTWTLLAFSYSILCLGPKYGPPGNVLAHPALPTFFTCVFEVASKIWYLDALLDAYDRVFDESNRSVRRLEELRGFMTAVWESSSDVIIFCDALENRVSARISPAFMKMVGLSTGKLPFLQRGDISLVMEVFPKKDEYYVFAMDLSKPVNRADAVRLRQLSTTERRKLSRPNPSSLEDQNLSTIAKLVVRASYTKQPEDAEFNSMEEFYRMTQGKEVRISCEAKIARLEDNEDHCVVVLRDISDRVQRFEAEKILIEGVTVRRKDAEANRFTRHEVKNSILTAIGMLDDIRGTTCQPVNDTTKVDGEQEMTSFRSASARGSKAKTQVTLNEVEGTLRDTLEMIADEAMTREIIYGEYAPKNTKIDVASVLSSLRSEVSDNFPLHVEPKPFPFLILDKQLLRCIYRNAVSNACNFGEIGGVVETRVSFDRRQTMITMKVTNLPGEDHAGLVKVDKKTACAVFEPGTQLRWDGSGMKVVQAGSVNKGNGAWIMQQCAASLGGECTIQFENAKTTLTFTCPVCLDSDGEEAGNLWNTEEFLFSENTWGIALDDSKIQRKLLDRFMKSTGIRQSRRMVLGQNSEEIFDFIETVKNLMEENPMDRFLLIVDENIDIVDGGARHETVSGSKTVERLRRVLDKSTEERLIALIRSANDSSHDLDLYKSRAHGYMLKEPMRKDRVLEMIQPWWTKRFGTGFVCEIPGKSCDKDNNFPSSEDMHGALLRVHSFCDDTDSSGRERWRVTRDKLHAFKGDLMTMKSQNSLRAIFEELDCLLESEERPEKFACIWSELKQQVEILFRDLQS; translated from the coding sequence ATGGATAGGCTTCCTCATTTGGATTGTCCTATTGGCGCTCGTCTTTCGATTTGCTCCGGTAGAAAGCTACGAACCGATGGACAATTTGGAACGCAACATCCATCTTCTCAGTTTTTGCTCATTTTCGTCACTAACGGTTCCCGCATCCTACCGATTATCATGCGCGAGAAAGGATTTACGTTCATTCAAAGCGGATTTATAAGAGGGACTCTCACTGTCCAAGGCATTGCCATGGCGAACACCTTAATGTTGAGTACTGTGCAGACACCTGTCATGATAGACAGCGTATCGGGTTTGCGAGTGCATTTGGTACGCTGGGCTGAGTGGGTGCCGCTGGCTTTTCTCATGACGTTCTTGACTGATAACATGGACTCAGCATTCCGGGGGAATGAGGTTGCTGACATGCCGTTCCGCGGAAAGTTTGGTACAGCCATCGCATTGGCAGTGTCAACATCTGCGGGGATGGTTCTTCCATTTTGTTCAGACCTACGGACGTGGCTGGTAgtctttttcatttcctgGATACTTTTTGGCGCTTTGTACTTGATGTGTTTTGATCGTTCGAAGCGTTTTCAGGCCATGAAACGACAATTGTTCGATAAAAAGAATAATCGTGATGGTCGGAAAAAGATGTCGGCCTTTGAGCAGGAACAGTACGAAATTGTCCGATCCAACTTTTTTTTATGTGTCGCATGTTGCGGCACTTGGACTCTGCTTGCATTTTCCTATTCGATCCTTTGCTTGGGGCCAAAATATGGCCCACCAGGCAATGTGCTCGCTCATCCCGCGTTGCCAACGTTTTTCACATGTGTCTTTGAAGTCGCCTCCAAAATATGGTACTTGGATGCCTTGTTAGATGCATATGATAGGGTCTTTGACGAATCGAATCGCTCCGTTCGGCGCTTGGAAGAATTGCGAGGCTTCATGACGGCTGTCTGGGAGTCTTCATCGGATGTTATCATCTTCTGCGATGCGCTAGAGAATCGCGTCAGTGCACGAATTAGCCCAGCTTTTATGAAAATGGTAGGACTGTCCACCGGGAAGTTGCCTTTTTTGCAGCGTGGCGACATTTCTTTAGTAATGGAAGTCTTTCCGAAGAAAGATGAATACTACGTCTTTGCGATGGATTTGTCCAAGCCAGTCAATCGGGCAGATGCCGTAAGGTTACGGCAATTATCAACGACAGAGCGCCGAAAGCTATCTCGGCCGAATCCTTCATCCTTAGAGGATCAGAACCTGTCCACGATTGCTAAACTTGTCGTTAGAGCTAGCTATACGAAGCAACCCGAAGATGCCGAATTCAATTCTATGGAGGAGTTTTACCGAATGACTCAAGGTAAGGAGGTGAGAATAAGTTGCGAAGCTAAAATCGCCAGACTCGAAGATAACGAAGATCATTGCGTGGTTGTGCTACGGGATATCTCAGATCGAGTACAGCGATTTGAAGCAGAAAAAATCCTTATTGAAGGAGTGACTGTTCGGAGAAAGGACGCCGAAGCTAATCGATTCACTAGACACGAAGTAAAGAACAGCATACTAACTGCGATCGGAATGCTAGACGACATACGCGGGACGACATGTCAACCAGTGAATGATACAACAAAGGTTGATGGGGAGCAGGAAATGACGTCGTTTCGCAGCGCGTCTGCGAGGGGCTCGAAAGCGAAAACGCAAGTTACCTTGAACGAAGTAGAAGGCACCTTGCGCGATActttggaaatgattgcGGACGAAGCCATGACACGGGAGATCATTTACGGAGAATACGCTCCCAAGAATACAAAAATTGACGTTGCTTCTGTCCTCTCTTCTCTTCGAAGCGAGGTATCCGATAACTTTCCTCTTCACGTCGAGCCGAAACCATTCCCTTTCCTGATTTTGGATAAGCAACTTTTACGCTGTATATACCGGAATGCCGTGTCGAATGCTTGTAACTTTGGTGAGATTGGCGGCGTGGTAGAGACAAGAGTTTCTTTTGATAGGCGGCAAACTATGATTACGATGAAGGTTACCAATTTACCTGGGGAAGACCATGCTGGGCTTGTCAAGGTAGACAAGAAGACTGCATGTGCTGTCTTTGAGCCTGGGACTCAGTTACGCTGGGATGGGAGCGGAATGAAGGTTGTACAGGCAGGTAGCGTCAACAAGGGGAATGGTGCTTGGATCATGCAGCAATGTGCCGCGTCACTCGGGGGCGAATGTACTATACAATTCGAAAATGCAAAGACAACGTTAACCTTCACGTGCCCAGTCTGCCTTGACTCAGATGGTGAAGAGGCGGGAAATCTATGGAACACAGAGGAGTTCCTTTTCTCTGAGAACACCTGGGGCATCGCCCTAGACGACTCGAAGATTCAACGCAAGCTGCTTGATCGTTTTATGAAGTCCACTGGAATAAGGCAGTCTAGGCGAATGGTTTTGGGACAAAATTCGGAGGAAATTTTCGACTTCATCGAAACTGTTAAAAATTTGATGGAAGAGAATCCAATGGATAGGTTTCTTTTAATTGTCGACGAGAATATAGACATTGTCGACGGCGGGGCCAGGCATGAGACAGTTTCTGGCTCGAAAACTGTGGAGAGACTTAGAAGAGTCCTTGACAAGTCTACCGAAGAACGGCTTATCGCGCTAATACGCAGCGCAAATGATTCATCCCATGACTTGGATTTATACAAGTCGAGGGCTCATGGGTATATGCTAAAGGAACCAATGCGAAAGGACCGTGTTCTAGAAATGATTCAGCCTTGGTGGACAAAACGATTTGGAACAGGCTTCGTCTGCGAGATCCCAGGCAAAAGTTGCGACAAAGACAATAACTTTCCTTCCTCTGAGGATATGCACGGTGCACTATTGCGTGTGCATTCTTTTTGCGATGACACTGATTCTTCTGGGCGCGAAAGATGGAGGGTCACGAGGGACAAGCTGCATGCATTTAAGGGAGATTTGATGACAATGAAGTCACAGAACAGCTTAAGGGCAATTTTCGAAGAGCTGGATTGTCTTCTTGAGAGTGAAGAACGACCCGAGAAGTTCGCTTGCATATGGTCTGAATTAAAGCAGCAGGTGGAAATTTTGTTTCGCGATTTACAATCTTAA
- a CDS encoding predicted protein, with product MTLLGTTATEPSRSVARPLANLGNTCYMNCVLQSLAHCPELCLAMDTQPHRLTCPVATENAILSRSASPSSSPDDSLTGNKEPRKTATRKSRRSGRKTPPDDEDTASSSGWQFCALCEVEKHLQSVHDSVHKDKPVAPSTFVEGFIEHVAPWFKLGVQEDSHEFLRLLIDAMQTSCQQARALPHADISRDGSPQGIKPDHRNQDYEYPFSLFRGTVQSNVTCSSCQASSSTLDPIEDIGLEVTLPSHVSPGANDRSSRNSSPVPAPALADVQAAFQRFARAEALDSGYKCEKCGKVGRATKQSCLSSIPPILTLHLKRFRYGDSRTTSTAAAGTTGRRTGRSEINQLLGSNADFLAGKSGSAKIEGHVKFDLFFDLKPYLTAELKKQHSNMFCRLFAVIVHAGKNSHSGHYIAYVRSLARNEWWKMDDGRVTAASEQEVLMAEAYMLFYRVVQHPIAVQLEEKCKAKFQNRHEREHVQASIAATSIEPEQSSIRGSSRKRAAPAFEDGEEWARAKTSIPPRLLGLIRKAQEMVADDIQLSPDYFKMISEEAAKENAAIGKGPSKSICEDDVLGGAESFRRKLCDLFYKLAKHFDGDGSGNGTSWLCRDKSDRANDDAKRVAVVEPEDVDLL from the exons ATGACCCTACTGGGCACGACTGCCACTGAGCCTTCCCGCTCGGTGGCACGACCTTTGGCCAACCTAGGGAATACCTGTTATATGAATTGTGTACTGCAATCGTTAGCCCATTGTCCGGAACTTTGTTTGGCTATGGATACGCAGCCACACCGTTTGACTTGCCCCGTAGCCACCGAAAACGCCATCCTTTCGCGATCtgcttcgccgtcgtcgtcgcccgACGACAGTCTCACGGGCAACAAAGAACCGCGCAAGACGGCAACGCGGAAATCGCGGCGTTCCGGCCGCAAGACGCCccccgacgacgaagacacgGCTTCGTCCTCGGGTTGGCAGTTTTGTGCGCTCTGTGAAGTCGAAAAGCACCTACAGAGCGTGCACGATTCCGTGCACAAGGACAAGCCCGTGGCACCGTCCACCTTTGTCGAAGGCTTTATCGAGCACGTGGCGCCGTGGTTCAAGTTGGGGGTGCAAGAAGACTCGCACGAATTTCTCCGTCTCTTGATTGACGCTATGCAAACCTCCTGCCAACAAGCTCGAGCCCTACCCCATGCGGATATTTCCCGAGACGGCAGTCCACAAGGAATCAAGCCGGACCACAGGAATCAAGACTATGAGTATCCCTTCTCTCTCTTTCGTGGCACCGTCCAGTCCAACGTAACTTGCAGCTCTTGCCAGGCTTCCAGCTCGACATTGGATCCCATTGAAGATATAGGTCTCGAAGTTACGCTCCCTTCTCACGTCTCGCCAGGTGCCAACGATCGATCTTCGCGCAACAGCTCTCCCGTCCCGGCTCCAGCGCTGGCGGACGTGCAAGCCGCCTTTCAACGATTTGCGCGGGCCGAAGCCTTGGATTCGGGCTACAAATGCGAGAAGTGTGGCAAGGTTGGCCGCGCCACCAAGCAATCTTGCCTGTCGTCCATCCCGCCCATTTTAACACTCCACCTCAAGCGCTTCCGATACGGCGACTCCCGTACGACCAGTACTGCAGCAGCCGGCACCACTGGTCGTCGGACTGGCCGATCCGAAATTAATCAACTCCTCGGCAGCAACGCCGATTTCCTCGCCGGCAAGTCTGGCTCCGCCAAGATTGAAGGACACGTCAAGTTTGATCTCTTCTTCGACCTCAAGCCGTACTTGACCGCTGAACTTAAGAAACAGCACTCCAATATGTTTTGTCGTCTGTTTGCCGTGATTGTGCACGCGGGCAAGAACTCGCACTCGGGTCACTACATTGCCTACGTCCGTAGTCTGGCCCGCAACGAATGGTGGAAAATGGACGACGGCCGTGTGACGGCAGCTAGTGAGCAAGAAGTGTTAATGGCGGAAGCCTACATGCTCTTTTATCGCGTCGTCCAACACCCGATTGCGGTgcaattggaagaaaaatgCAAGGCCAAGTTTCAAAATCGTCACGAGCGAGAGCACGTCCAGGCTTCGATCGCCGCGACCTCCATTGAACCGGAACAATCCAGCATACGAGGCTCGAGTCGCAAGCGTGCCGCTCCCGCGTTTGAGGACGGTGAGGAATGGGCGCGGGCCAAGACGAGCATCCCTCCGCGCCTGCTAGGTTTGATTCGCAAGGCACAAGAAATGGTGGCGGACGACATCCAACTTTCTCCGGACTATTTCAAGATGATCTCGGAAGAAGCTGCCAAGGAGAATGCCGCAATCGGCAAAGGCCCGAGCAAGAGCATCTGCG AGGACGATGTACTGGGCGGAGCCGAATCTTTTCGTCGTAAATTGTGCGACCTCTTTTACAAGCTAGCCAAGCACTTTGATGGCGATGGCAGTGGGAACGGTActtcctggctctgtcggGACAAGTCTGACCGGGCCAACGATGACGCGAAACGGGTTGCCGTGGTGGAGCCCGAAGACGTTGATTTGCTTTGA
- a CDS encoding predicted protein — translation MARVLFFLALLVAAASAFVTPVNHAVSSPAFVRTEAPKMMPVENIDVAVSNVASSANLIASSVGDFGGYFYPVAGLGLLAALILYLSPPLASDE, via the exons ATGGCCCGTGttctcttcttccttgcTCTTCTCGTTGCTGCCGCTTCGGCTTTCGTCACCCCGGTGAACCATGCTG TGAGTTCTCCGGCATTTGTTCGGACCGAGGCTCCCAAGATGATGCCGGTGGAGAATATTGATGTTGCGGTGAGCAATGTGGCGTCGAGCGCGAATTTGATTGCTTCAAGCGTGGGTGACTTTGGTGGCTACTTCTACCCGGTTGCTGGACTTGGTCTTTTGGCTGCTTTGATTCTTTATTTGTCTCCTCCCTTGGCGTCGGACGAGTAA